One segment of Cetobacterium sp. ZOR0034 DNA contains the following:
- a CDS encoding 6-phospho-beta-glucosidase has protein sequence MDKRLKIVTIGGGSSYTPEIIEGFIKRYKELPVSELWLVDIEEGKEKLEIVGNLAKRMVEQAGLKGKFDIHLTLDRREALRDADFVTTQFRVGLLEARIRDERIPLRYGMIGQETNGAGGFTKALRTIPVILDICKDITELCPNAWLVNFTNPSGMVTEAVIKYYPNIKIAGLCNVPIGVRKSVVDALKAKDEEVELICGGLNHFFWGRKVLHNGVDKTKEAVAGVLADLENTPANLRTKEPWLKDQIMDLGMIPCGYHRYYYMTDEMLRAQVADIKSGKGTRGEQVKVVENELFELYKDPNLNIKPKQLEQRGGQYYSDAACELINSIYNDKGTVIVVSTKNNGVIDCLPDNCAVEVTARVYRDGIKPFPQDPMPVEARGILQLMKSFEEMTIEAAVTGNYGKALHALTLNPLVNSGNQVKTMFDEIIRENWDFLPQFHHAISRYKY, from the coding sequence ATGGATAAGAGATTAAAAATAGTTACAATTGGTGGGGGATCATCATATACTCCTGAAATCATTGAAGGTTTTATTAAAAGATATAAAGAATTACCTGTTAGTGAGCTTTGGCTAGTAGATATTGAAGAGGGTAAAGAAAAATTAGAGATTGTTGGAAATTTAGCTAAAAGAATGGTTGAACAAGCTGGATTAAAAGGTAAATTTGATATCCACCTTACTTTAGATAGAAGGGAAGCTTTAAGAGATGCTGATTTCGTTACAACTCAATTCAGAGTTGGACTTTTAGAAGCTAGAATCAGAGATGAAAGAATTCCTTTAAGATATGGAATGATTGGGCAAGAAACAAATGGAGCTGGTGGATTTACTAAAGCTTTAAGAACAATTCCTGTAATTTTAGATATTTGTAAAGACATAACTGAACTTTGTCCTAACGCTTGGCTTGTTAACTTCACAAATCCTAGTGGAATGGTTACTGAAGCTGTTATAAAATATTATCCAAATATCAAAATAGCTGGCCTTTGCAATGTTCCTATCGGAGTTAGAAAATCTGTAGTTGACGCATTAAAAGCTAAAGATGAAGAGGTTGAACTAATCTGTGGAGGATTAAACCACTTCTTCTGGGGAAGAAAAGTTTTACACAATGGTGTAGATAAAACTAAAGAAGCTGTAGCTGGAGTTTTAGCTGATCTCGAAAATACTCCTGCAAACCTAAGAACAAAAGAACCTTGGTTAAAAGATCAAATTATGGATTTAGGAATGATTCCATGTGGATACCATAGATATTACTATATGACTGATGAGATGTTAAGAGCACAAGTTGCAGATATTAAATCTGGAAAAGGAACTAGAGGAGAGCAAGTTAAAGTTGTTGAAAATGAGTTGTTCGAATTATATAAAGACCCTAACTTAAATATTAAACCTAAACAGTTAGAGCAAAGAGGTGGACAGTATTATTCTGATGCTGCTTGTGAGTTAATTAATTCTATTTATAATGATAAAGGAACTGTAATTGTTGTTTCAACTAAAAATAATGGTGTTATTGATTGCTTACCTGATAACTGTGCTGTTGAAGTTACTGCTAGAGTTTATAGAGATGGTATCAAACCATTCCCTCAAGATCCTATGCCTGTTGAAGCTAGAGGAATCTTACAGCTTATGAAATCATTTGAAGAGATGACTATAGAAGCTGCTGTTACTGGAAATTATGGAAAAGCTTTACACGCTTTAACTTTAAATCCTCTTGTTAATAGTGGTAATCAAGTAAAAACAATGTTTGACGAAATCATTAGAGAAAACTGGGATTTCCTTCCTCAGTTCCATCATGCTATATCTAGATATAAGTATTAA